Proteins encoded in a region of the Marmota flaviventris isolate mMarFla1 chromosome 3, mMarFla1.hap1, whole genome shotgun sequence genome:
- the LOC114087770 gene encoding olfactory receptor 6C2-like, which translates to MKNYTITTFILLGLTDDPQLQIPIFVFLFLTYMLSITGNLTIISLTLLDSHLKTPMYFFLQNFALLEISFTSACIPRYLYNIVTGDRSITYNICVVQVFFTDIFGVIEFFLLAVMSYDRYVAICKPLHYVTIMSHRVCRKLVLCCWMSGLLIILPPLTLFLNLKFCDSNVIDYFFCDASPILKISCSDTWLIEQLVIVCAVLTFILTLVCVVLSYIYIIKTILGFPSAQQRKRAFSTCSSHMIVVSITYGSCIFIYVKPSAKESVAINKGVTVLMTSIAPMLNPFIYTLRNKQVRQAFSDSLKKLALISKRKEGGQI; encoded by the coding sequence ATGAAAAACTATACAATAACAACTTTCATTCTGTTGGGACTAACAGATGACCCTCAACTTCAGATTCCaatttttgtgtttctatttctCACTTACATGTTGAGTATAACTGGGAATCTGACCATCATATCCCTCACTTTATTGGACTCCCACCTTAAAAcacccatgtactttttcctaCAAAATTTTGCCCTATTAGAAATTTCATTTACATCTGCTTGTATCCCTAGATATTTGTACAACATAGTAACCGGTGACAGGTCCATTACTTATAATATTTGTGTCGTTCAAGTGTTTTTTACTGACATCTTTGGAGTAATAGAATTTTTTCTTCTGGCCGTCATGTCCTATGATCgttatgtggccatctgcaaacccCTGCATTATGTCACCATCATGAGCCACAGAGTCTGCAGGAAGCTTGTCCTCTGCTGTTGGATGTCTGGTTTGTTGATAATACTCCCACCACTTACTCTCTTcctaaatttgaaattttgtgattcaaatgttattgattattttttctgtgaTGCATCTCCTATCTTGAAGATTTCATGCTCGGACACATGGCTCATAGAGCAGTTAGTGATTGTTTGTGCCGTGCTGACCTTCATTCTGACCCTTGTGTGCGTTGTTCTGTCCTACATATACATCATCAAGACCATTCTAGGATTCCCCTCTGCCCAGCAAAGAAAAAGGGCTTTTTCCACTTGTTCTTCTCACATGATTGTGGTGTCCATCACCTATGGAAGCTGTATCTTCATCTATGTCAAACCTTCAGCAAAGGAATCTGTGGCTATCAATAAGGGTGTGACAGTGCTAATGACATCCATTGCTCCCATGCTGAACCCATTCATTTACACTCTGAGAAACAAACAGGTGAGACAAGCTTTCAGTGATTCCTTAAAAAAACTTGCTTTAATCTCAAAGAGGAAAGAAGGTGGTcaaatctag